A stretch of Vigna angularis cultivar LongXiaoDou No.4 chromosome 4, ASM1680809v1, whole genome shotgun sequence DNA encodes these proteins:
- the LOC108330551 gene encoding protein NLP2 isoform X1, whose translation MEYGGFSDIFAPETEFMDELFVEGCWVETRVGCGTEASKWNRSMESNGAHIIFEEESEAESLMVGKRWWIGPRGNPGPSSSVKERLVVAVGYLKEYAKNSNMVIQVWVPARRGCEVGIHHHQDFPYTLDYTNNGDATGSFQFHEDWLSDHWPPNIRFLRTHDYTRLHHYDLRPGSLALPVFQRGTGICLGVVDILMPNNVNPDLHNLQGVDFRTPSLQNFIPPAMTVKGFDELYQGALNEIVQVLTCVCKAHELPLALTWAPCIQQGKSGCGHSNDENYVSTVDPACFVADVDVLGFLEACSEYHLLGGQGVVGTAFTTSKPCFANDITAFTKAEYPLAHHANMFGLHAAVAIPLRSVSSDFVLEFFLPKDCHDTQDQKQILNSLSMLVQQACRSLHVVLDKEEEEEELVSHHHHHHSKEMESSSWIAHMMEAQQKGKGVSVSLEYLQEPKQEFKVTTNGNEQVFSDLEGTSGAGVGGRRGGRKSGDKRRTKAEKTISLPVLRQYFAGSLKDAAKSIGVCPTTLKRICRQHGITRWPSRKIKKVGHSLRKLQLVIDSVQGAEGAIQIGSFYTSFPELSSANGVSESPKINSDNSKFYSENGLFSNQGVTSTSSCSQSCNPSLNQSTTLINSNNNNIPEIILMSDKQSVVGASMQVHHPPIPISIPIPIQSLDALPPLPQTSSVWNTGGGTFRVKATFGDEKIRFSLQPNCGFRDLQMEIARRFNLKEMSKIQVKYLDDAQEWVLLTCDADLEECKDINRSSQSRTVRLFLFHASPLNHSTNAFGSTSPT comes from the exons ATGGAATATGGAGGGTTCTCAGATATTTTTGCCCCAGAAACGGAGTTTATGGATGAGCTATTTGTAGAAGGATGCTGGGTGGAAACAAGGGTTGGGTGTGGCACGGAGGCTTCAAAGTGGAACAGGAGCATGGAGTCGAATGGGGCGCACATAATATTTGAGGAAGAATCAGAGGCGGAAAGTTTGATGGTCGGGAAGAGATGGTGGATTGGACCAAGGGGGAATCCGGGGCCATCTTCGTCTGTGAAAGAGAGATTAGTGGTTGCGGTTGGGTACTTGAAAGAATACGCCAAGAACTCCAATATGGTGATTCAGGTATGGGTCCCCGCCCGGAGAGGATGTGAAGTAGGGATTCATCACCATCAGGATTTCCCATACACCCTCGACTATACTAACAATGGGGATGCAACAGGATCCTTTCAGTTTCACGAGGACTGGCTTTCTGATCACTGGCCTCCCAACATTCGCTTCCTCAGAACTCACGACTACACCCGCCTTCACCACTACGATCTACGTCCTGGATCTCTCGCCCTTCCCGTCTTTCAGAGAGGCACTGGAATTTGTCTCGGTGTTGTCGACATTCTCATGCCCAACAACGTCAACCCGGACCTTCACAACCTTcag GGTGTTGATTTTAGGACCCCTTCTCTTCAGAACTTCATTCCACCAGCCATGACTGTGAAG GGTTTTGATGAGTTATACCAAGGTGCATTGAATGAGATAGTACAAGTGTTGACATGTGTGTGCAAGGCGCATGAGTTGCCTTTGGCTCTGACATGGGCTCCCTGCATCCAACAAGGAAAGAGTGGATGCGGGCATTCGAACGATGAGAATTATGTGTCGACTGTGGATCCAGCATGCTTTGTGGCAGATGTAGATGTATTGGGATTCCTGGAAGCGTGCTCTGAGTACCACCTTTTGGGGGGTCAAGGAGTGGTTGGAACAGCCTTCACAACCTCCAAGCCTTGCTTTGCAAATGACATCACTGCCTTCACCAAGGCTGAATATCCTCTCGCACACCATGCAAACATGTTCGGCTTGCATGCCGCTGTGGCCATTCCTCTCCGGAGTGTTTCCTCTGATTTTGTCCTCGAATTTTTCCTCCCAAAGGATTGCCATGACACCCAAGACCAGAAGCAGATACTCAACTCCTTGTCTATGCTGGTGCAGCAAGCTTGCCGGAGTTTGCACGTTGTACTGGacaaggaggaggaggaggaggaattGGTATcacaccatcatcatcatcatagcaAAGAAATGGAATCATCATCATGGATTGCACATATGATGGAGGCCCAACAGAAGGGGAAAGGTGTGTCCGTGTCTCTGGAATACCTCCAAGAGCCAAAACAAGAGTTCAAGGTGACAACCAACGGCAATGAACAGGTATTCTCGGACTTGGAAGGAACAAGCGGTGCTGGTGTCGGTGGCCGCCGGGGTGGCAGGAAATCAGGCGACAAGAGGCGAACCAAGGCAGAGAAGACTATCAGCTTGCCGGTTCTAAGACAATACTTTGCAGGAAGCCTAAAAGACGCTGCCAAGAGCATTGGGG TATGTCCTACCACTTTAAAAAGAATATGCAGACAACATGGGATCACGAGGTGGCCTTCAAGGAAAATTAAGAAGGTGGGGCACTCCTTAAGGAAACTTCAACTTGTGATCGACTCCGTCCAGGGTGCCGAAGGTGCCATTCAAATTGGCTCCTTCTACACCAGTTTTCCAGAGTTGAGCTCTGCCAATGGTGTTTCCGAATCACCCAAGATAAACAGTGATAATTCCAAGTTTTATTCCGAAAATGGGTTGTTTAGTAACCAAGGAGTTACTTCCACTTCGTCTTGCAGTCAGAGTTGTAACCCCAGTTTGAACCAATCAACCACTCTGATCAACAGCAACAATAATAACATCCCTGAGATTATTCTGATGTCAGATAAGCAATCAGTAGTTGGCGCATCAATGCAAGTCCACCATCCTCCTATTCCCATTTCCATTCCCATTCCCATTCAAAGCCTGGATGCTCTACCTCCCCTGCCCCAAACCAGCAGTGTCTGGAACACAGGCGGTGGTACTTTCAGGGTGAAAGCTACTTTTGGAGATGAAAAAATTCGTTTTAGCTTGCAACCAAATTGCGGATTCAGAGATTTGCAGATGGAAATTGCAAGACGTTTCAATCTGAAGGAGATGAGCAAAATTCAGGTGAAGTATTTGGACGATGCTCAAGAGTGGGTTCTTTTGACATGCGATGCAGATCTTGAGGAGTGTAAAGACATAAATAGATCATCTCAGAGCCGCACAGTTAGACTATTCCTCTTTCATGCTTCGCCACTAAATCATTCAACTAATGCATTTGGCAGCACCAGCCCCACTTAA
- the LOC108330551 gene encoding protein NLP2 isoform X2 translates to MGMQQDPFSFTRTGFLITGLPTFASSELTTTPAFTTTIYVLDLSPFPSFREALEFVSVLSTFSCPTTSTRTFTTFRTPSLQNFIPPAMTVKGFDELYQGALNEIVQVLTCVCKAHELPLALTWAPCIQQGKSGCGHSNDENYVSTVDPACFVADVDVLGFLEACSEYHLLGGQGVVGTAFTTSKPCFANDITAFTKAEYPLAHHANMFGLHAAVAIPLRSVSSDFVLEFFLPKDCHDTQDQKQILNSLSMLVQQACRSLHVVLDKEEEEEELVSHHHHHHSKEMESSSWIAHMMEAQQKGKGVSVSLEYLQEPKQEFKVTTNGNEQVFSDLEGTSGAGVGGRRGGRKSGDKRRTKAEKTISLPVLRQYFAGSLKDAAKSIGVCPTTLKRICRQHGITRWPSRKIKKVGHSLRKLQLVIDSVQGAEGAIQIGSFYTSFPELSSANGVSESPKINSDNSKFYSENGLFSNQGVTSTSSCSQSCNPSLNQSTTLINSNNNNIPEIILMSDKQSVVGASMQVHHPPIPISIPIPIQSLDALPPLPQTSSVWNTGGGTFRVKATFGDEKIRFSLQPNCGFRDLQMEIARRFNLKEMSKIQVKYLDDAQEWVLLTCDADLEECKDINRSSQSRTVRLFLFHASPLNHSTNAFGSTSPT, encoded by the exons ATGGGGATGCAACAGGATCCTTTCAGTTTCACGAGGACTGGCTTTCTGATCACTGGCCTCCCAACATTCGCTTCCTCAGAACTCACGACTACACCCGCCTTCACCACTACGATCTACGTCCTGGATCTCTCGCCCTTCCCGTCTTTCAGAGAGGCACTGGAATTTGTCTCGGTGTTGTCGACATTCTCATGCCCAACAACGTCAACCCGGACCTTCACAACCTTcag GACCCCTTCTCTTCAGAACTTCATTCCACCAGCCATGACTGTGAAG GGTTTTGATGAGTTATACCAAGGTGCATTGAATGAGATAGTACAAGTGTTGACATGTGTGTGCAAGGCGCATGAGTTGCCTTTGGCTCTGACATGGGCTCCCTGCATCCAACAAGGAAAGAGTGGATGCGGGCATTCGAACGATGAGAATTATGTGTCGACTGTGGATCCAGCATGCTTTGTGGCAGATGTAGATGTATTGGGATTCCTGGAAGCGTGCTCTGAGTACCACCTTTTGGGGGGTCAAGGAGTGGTTGGAACAGCCTTCACAACCTCCAAGCCTTGCTTTGCAAATGACATCACTGCCTTCACCAAGGCTGAATATCCTCTCGCACACCATGCAAACATGTTCGGCTTGCATGCCGCTGTGGCCATTCCTCTCCGGAGTGTTTCCTCTGATTTTGTCCTCGAATTTTTCCTCCCAAAGGATTGCCATGACACCCAAGACCAGAAGCAGATACTCAACTCCTTGTCTATGCTGGTGCAGCAAGCTTGCCGGAGTTTGCACGTTGTACTGGacaaggaggaggaggaggaggaattGGTATcacaccatcatcatcatcatagcaAAGAAATGGAATCATCATCATGGATTGCACATATGATGGAGGCCCAACAGAAGGGGAAAGGTGTGTCCGTGTCTCTGGAATACCTCCAAGAGCCAAAACAAGAGTTCAAGGTGACAACCAACGGCAATGAACAGGTATTCTCGGACTTGGAAGGAACAAGCGGTGCTGGTGTCGGTGGCCGCCGGGGTGGCAGGAAATCAGGCGACAAGAGGCGAACCAAGGCAGAGAAGACTATCAGCTTGCCGGTTCTAAGACAATACTTTGCAGGAAGCCTAAAAGACGCTGCCAAGAGCATTGGGG TATGTCCTACCACTTTAAAAAGAATATGCAGACAACATGGGATCACGAGGTGGCCTTCAAGGAAAATTAAGAAGGTGGGGCACTCCTTAAGGAAACTTCAACTTGTGATCGACTCCGTCCAGGGTGCCGAAGGTGCCATTCAAATTGGCTCCTTCTACACCAGTTTTCCAGAGTTGAGCTCTGCCAATGGTGTTTCCGAATCACCCAAGATAAACAGTGATAATTCCAAGTTTTATTCCGAAAATGGGTTGTTTAGTAACCAAGGAGTTACTTCCACTTCGTCTTGCAGTCAGAGTTGTAACCCCAGTTTGAACCAATCAACCACTCTGATCAACAGCAACAATAATAACATCCCTGAGATTATTCTGATGTCAGATAAGCAATCAGTAGTTGGCGCATCAATGCAAGTCCACCATCCTCCTATTCCCATTTCCATTCCCATTCCCATTCAAAGCCTGGATGCTCTACCTCCCCTGCCCCAAACCAGCAGTGTCTGGAACACAGGCGGTGGTACTTTCAGGGTGAAAGCTACTTTTGGAGATGAAAAAATTCGTTTTAGCTTGCAACCAAATTGCGGATTCAGAGATTTGCAGATGGAAATTGCAAGACGTTTCAATCTGAAGGAGATGAGCAAAATTCAGGTGAAGTATTTGGACGATGCTCAAGAGTGGGTTCTTTTGACATGCGATGCAGATCTTGAGGAGTGTAAAGACATAAATAGATCATCTCAGAGCCGCACAGTTAGACTATTCCTCTTTCATGCTTCGCCACTAAATCATTCAACTAATGCATTTGGCAGCACCAGCCCCACTTAA
- the LOC108331671 gene encoding probable galacturonosyltransferase 3 isoform X1, whose translation MSPRPLLLFFVFMLLFHAPHSSDVSTTKASTSLYDCDQCHRAKERDISTTRNRLNPNEKDIDIIATYSDASGHVRLARLKMRDLSDSWVWENPTNGNNEYQKSSQELTESYQTDSSFEDNPKHSIDERSPEENKVEIPHSSLMTPMKIKRRVMRQERRKARTAELTQENRETNNHIVSAAIKHTEEFDTTVKGKYSIWRREYENPNSDSTLKLMRDQIIMAKAYANIAKSKNNTVLYEALLKHSSDSQRAIGEASSDTELHLGALDRAKAMGHVLSIAKDQLYDCLLVERKLRVMLQSTEDRVNVQKKRSAFLIQLAAKTVPRPLHCLPLQLAADYYLQGYHKKGNLDKEKIEDPSLYHYAIFSDNVLAASVVVNSTVQNAQEPEKHVFHIVTDKLNFAAMRMWFLTNPPSRATIEVQNIDDFKWLNSSYCSVLRQLESARIKEYYFKANNPSSLSVGSDNLKYRNPKYLSMLNHLRFYLPEVYPKLNRILFLDDDIVVQRDLTPLWSVDLKGMVNGAVETCKESFHRFDKYLNFSNPLISNNFSPEACGWAFGMNIFDLKEWKKRNITGIYHRWQDMNEDRTLWKLGTLPPGLITFYNLTYPLDRGWHVLGLGYDPALNLTEIENAAVIHYNGNYKPWLNLAVSKYKSYWARYVKLDNPYLRVCNLGE comes from the exons ATGTCTCCACGTCCGCTGCTACTTTTCTTCGTCTTTATG CTTCTCTTTCACGCTCCACATTCTTCAGACGTTTCAACAACCAA AGCTTCTACGTCCCTCTATGATTGCGACCAATGTCATCGCGCTAAG GAACGCGACATTTCCACGACTAGAAACCGCCTCAATCCcaatgaaaag GACATTGATATAATTGCAACATACAGCGATGCTTCTGGCCATGTTAGACTTGCTAGGTTGAAAATGAGGGATTTATCTGATTCCTGGGTCTGGGAAAACCCTACTAATGGGAACAACGAGTATCAAAAGAGCTCCCAG GAATTGACGGAATCGTATCAAACTGATTCAAGTTTTGAAGACAATCCCAAGCACTCCATAGATGAACGTAGTCCTGAAGAAAACAAAGTTGAAATTCCCCATTCCTCGTTAATGACACCGATGAAGATCAAACGTCGA GTAATGCGGCAAGAAAGAAGGAAAGCCCGTACCGCTGAACTTACACAGGAAAACCGAGAAACTAACAATCACATTGTATCAGCAGCAATTAAACACACTGAAGAATTTGATACCACTGTCAAGGGAAAGTATAGTATATGGAGGAGAGAATATGAAAACCCAAATTCTGATTCAACTCTGAAACTCATGCGTGATCAAATAATAATGGCCAAAGCCTATGCTAATATTGCAAAGTCTAAGAACAATACTGTTCTATACGAAGCTCTTCTCAAGCACTCCAGTGATAGTCAACGGGCTATAGGAGAAGCCAGTTCTGATACAGAGCTTCACCTTGG AGCACTTGATCGGGCAAAAGCTATGGGTCATGTTCTTTCCATAGCAAAGGATCAACTTTACGACTGCCTTCTGGTGGAAAGGAAATTAAGGGTGATGCTTCAATCAACCGAAGATAGAGTCAATGTACAGAAGAAAAGGAGTGCATTCTTGATTCAGCTGGCTGCAAAAACTGTGCCTAGACCATTACATTGTCTTCCTCTGCAACTTGCAGCGGATTATTACCTGCAGGGCTATCATAAGAAAGGAAATCTTGACAAAGAAAAGATTGAAGATCCATCTCTTTACCATTATGCTATATTTTCTGATAATGTGCTGGCTGCATCTGTGGTTGTTAATTCTACTGTGCAAAACGCACAGGAACCTGAGAAGCATGTGTTCCATATAGTGACGGATAAATTGAATTTTGCAGCAATGAGAATGTGGTTTCTCACCAACCCTCCTTCTAGAGCAACTATTGAAGTTCAGAATATTGATGATTTCAAGTGGTTGAATTCCTCGTATTGTTCTGTTCTACGTCAACTTGAATCAGCAAGAATCAAGGAATATTACTTTAAAGCTAATAATCCTTCCTCCCTATCTGTTGGTTCTGACAATCTAAAATATAGAAATCCTAAATACTTGTCGATGTTAAATCACTTAAGGTTCTACCTTCCTGAAGTTTATCCAAAATTAAACAGAATTCTATTCTTGGATGATGACATTGTAGTGCAGAGGGATTTGACACCACTTTGGTCAGTTGATTTGAAAGGTATGGTGAATGGTGCTGTGGAAACGTGCAAGGAGAGCTTCCATAGGTTTGATAAATACCTAAACTTTAGTAATCCACTGATTTCCAATAACTTCAGTCCTGAGGCGTGTGGCTGGGCATTTGGCATGAATATTTTTGACTTGAAGGAGTGGAAGAAACGAAACATTACTGGTATCTATCATCGATGGCAAGATATG AATGAGGATAGAACCCTCTGGAAGCTTGGAACCTTACCTCCCGGACTAATCACCTTTTATAATCTGACCTATCCGTTAGATCGAGGATGGCATGTTTTGGGACTTGGCTATGACCCAGCTCTGAACCTGACAGAGATAGAGAATGCCGCTGTCATTCACTACAATGGAAATTACAAGCCATGGTTAAATCTTGCTGTTTCCAAATATAAATCCTACTGGGCCAGATATGTTAAGTTGGATAATCCATACCTTCGAGTTTGCAACCTTGGTGAATAG
- the LOC108331671 gene encoding probable galacturonosyltransferase 3 isoform X2, translating into MIGRVPIGKVMISVELEKRRSTSLSEVRSMIGGKGVRQRVALGRTRYIKFEPRVAIKRKSNKELTESYQTDSSFEDNPKHSIDERSPEENKVEIPHSSLMTPMKIKRRVMRQERRKARTAELTQENRETNNHIVSAAIKHTEEFDTTVKGKYSIWRREYENPNSDSTLKLMRDQIIMAKAYANIAKSKNNTVLYEALLKHSSDSQRAIGEASSDTELHLGALDRAKAMGHVLSIAKDQLYDCLLVERKLRVMLQSTEDRVNVQKKRSAFLIQLAAKTVPRPLHCLPLQLAADYYLQGYHKKGNLDKEKIEDPSLYHYAIFSDNVLAASVVVNSTVQNAQEPEKHVFHIVTDKLNFAAMRMWFLTNPPSRATIEVQNIDDFKWLNSSYCSVLRQLESARIKEYYFKANNPSSLSVGSDNLKYRNPKYLSMLNHLRFYLPEVYPKLNRILFLDDDIVVQRDLTPLWSVDLKGMVNGAVETCKESFHRFDKYLNFSNPLISNNFSPEACGWAFGMNIFDLKEWKKRNITGIYHRWQDMNEDRTLWKLGTLPPGLITFYNLTYPLDRGWHVLGLGYDPALNLTEIENAAVIHYNGNYKPWLNLAVSKYKSYWARYVKLDNPYLRVCNLGE; encoded by the exons ATGATCGGAAGAGTTCCAATCGGCAAAGTTATGATTAGTGTGGAGCTCGAGAAAAGAAGGTCGACCTCTCTATCAGAAGTGCGAAGTATGATAG GGGGCAAGGGTGTGAGACAGAGAGTTGCGCTAGGGAGAACGAGATACATCAAATTTGAACCAAGGGTTGCGATAAAGAGGAAATCGAACAAG GAATTGACGGAATCGTATCAAACTGATTCAAGTTTTGAAGACAATCCCAAGCACTCCATAGATGAACGTAGTCCTGAAGAAAACAAAGTTGAAATTCCCCATTCCTCGTTAATGACACCGATGAAGATCAAACGTCGA GTAATGCGGCAAGAAAGAAGGAAAGCCCGTACCGCTGAACTTACACAGGAAAACCGAGAAACTAACAATCACATTGTATCAGCAGCAATTAAACACACTGAAGAATTTGATACCACTGTCAAGGGAAAGTATAGTATATGGAGGAGAGAATATGAAAACCCAAATTCTGATTCAACTCTGAAACTCATGCGTGATCAAATAATAATGGCCAAAGCCTATGCTAATATTGCAAAGTCTAAGAACAATACTGTTCTATACGAAGCTCTTCTCAAGCACTCCAGTGATAGTCAACGGGCTATAGGAGAAGCCAGTTCTGATACAGAGCTTCACCTTGG AGCACTTGATCGGGCAAAAGCTATGGGTCATGTTCTTTCCATAGCAAAGGATCAACTTTACGACTGCCTTCTGGTGGAAAGGAAATTAAGGGTGATGCTTCAATCAACCGAAGATAGAGTCAATGTACAGAAGAAAAGGAGTGCATTCTTGATTCAGCTGGCTGCAAAAACTGTGCCTAGACCATTACATTGTCTTCCTCTGCAACTTGCAGCGGATTATTACCTGCAGGGCTATCATAAGAAAGGAAATCTTGACAAAGAAAAGATTGAAGATCCATCTCTTTACCATTATGCTATATTTTCTGATAATGTGCTGGCTGCATCTGTGGTTGTTAATTCTACTGTGCAAAACGCACAGGAACCTGAGAAGCATGTGTTCCATATAGTGACGGATAAATTGAATTTTGCAGCAATGAGAATGTGGTTTCTCACCAACCCTCCTTCTAGAGCAACTATTGAAGTTCAGAATATTGATGATTTCAAGTGGTTGAATTCCTCGTATTGTTCTGTTCTACGTCAACTTGAATCAGCAAGAATCAAGGAATATTACTTTAAAGCTAATAATCCTTCCTCCCTATCTGTTGGTTCTGACAATCTAAAATATAGAAATCCTAAATACTTGTCGATGTTAAATCACTTAAGGTTCTACCTTCCTGAAGTTTATCCAAAATTAAACAGAATTCTATTCTTGGATGATGACATTGTAGTGCAGAGGGATTTGACACCACTTTGGTCAGTTGATTTGAAAGGTATGGTGAATGGTGCTGTGGAAACGTGCAAGGAGAGCTTCCATAGGTTTGATAAATACCTAAACTTTAGTAATCCACTGATTTCCAATAACTTCAGTCCTGAGGCGTGTGGCTGGGCATTTGGCATGAATATTTTTGACTTGAAGGAGTGGAAGAAACGAAACATTACTGGTATCTATCATCGATGGCAAGATATG AATGAGGATAGAACCCTCTGGAAGCTTGGAACCTTACCTCCCGGACTAATCACCTTTTATAATCTGACCTATCCGTTAGATCGAGGATGGCATGTTTTGGGACTTGGCTATGACCCAGCTCTGAACCTGACAGAGATAGAGAATGCCGCTGTCATTCACTACAATGGAAATTACAAGCCATGGTTAAATCTTGCTGTTTCCAAATATAAATCCTACTGGGCCAGATATGTTAAGTTGGATAATCCATACCTTCGAGTTTGCAACCTTGGTGAATAG